A region from the Panicum hallii strain FIL2 chromosome 1, PHallii_v3.1, whole genome shotgun sequence genome encodes:
- the LOC112897586 gene encoding uncharacterized protein LOC112897586, with translation MVGNSKGKKKINQNGIYRYFTRGQSSTHASGVYLHHEPEVEVEAENIAHPDVQDDNGEAEEDAHVQENAHVQENNSEEVNGQEVEGIIEFNPDHIISDPGLRIPIDRFVSNIRDEVRRAFIVKGPTQPIGHNFPKSNDKRSFQKHCNEGIQRPSILVVVDVAVPNCLPHVPYLEPYPHHRGPLDIVGLGEGRPPTAGTNDPDNSMDPVVTMAPVQGGRVAPPVKAAISVDPAAATGSAAAARVLARSAACASTPV, from the exons ATGGTTGGAAATAGCAAGGGGAAGAAAAAAATTAACCAAAACG GGATCTATAGATATTTTACTCGTGGACAAAGTAGCACTCATGCTAGTGGAGTTTATCTTCATCATGAACCTGAAGTAGAAGTGGAAGCAGAAAACATTGCTCATCCGGATGTTCAAGATGACAACGGTGAAGCGGAAGAAGATGCACATGTTCAAGAAAATGCACATGTTCAAGAAAACAATAGTGAAGAAGTTAATGGTCAAGAAGTGGAAGGTATAATTGAGTTCAACCCGGACCACATTATTTCTGATCCGGGTCTTCGTATTCCAATTGATCGCTTTGTTTCTAATATTAGAGATGAAGTTAGAAGGGCTTTCATAGTTAAAGGTCCGACTCAACCAATTGGTCATAATTTTCCCAAGTCAAATGATAAAAGGAGCTTTCAAAAACATTG CAATGAAGGCATCCAGCGCCCGTCGATCCTTGTCGTAGTCGACGTCGCCGTACCGAACTGCCTCCCACATGTGCCGTACCTGGAGCCTTACCCTCATCACCGCGGCCCACTCGACATAGTTGGTCTTGGTGAGGGTAGGCCACCCACCGCCGGGACTAATGACCCTGACAACAGCATGGATCCCGTGGTGACCATGGCACCGGTCCAAGGAGGGAGAGTCGCGCCGCCTGTAAAGGCCGCGATCTCCGTCgacccggccgccgccaccgggaGCGCGGCTGCCGCGCGCGTCCTCGCCAGGAGCGCCGCCTGCGCGTCCACGCCCGTCTAG